One genomic segment of Helicobacter pylori NQ4053 includes these proteins:
- the rpsR gene encoding 30S ribosomal protein S18, translating to MERKRYSKRYCKYTEAKISFIDYKDLDMLKHTLSERYKIMPRRLTGNSKKWQERVEVAIKRARHMALIPYIVDRKKVVDSPFKQH from the coding sequence ATGGAAAGAAAACGCTATTCAAAACGCTATTGCAAATACACTGAAGCTAAAATCAGCTTTATTGACTATAAAGATTTAGACATGCTCAAGCACACGCTATCAGAGCGCTATAAAATCATGCCAAGGAGGTTGACAGGCAATAGCAAAAAGTGGCAAGAGAGGGTGGAAGTGGCGATCAAAAGAGCCCGCCACATGGCTTTAATCCCCTACATTGTGGACAGGAAAAAGGTCGTGGATAGCCCTTTTAAACAGCACTAA
- a CDS encoding YdcH family protein, with product MFHEFRDEISVLKANNPHFDKIFEKHNQLDDDIKTAEQQNASDAEISHMKKQKLKLKDEIHGMIIEYREKQKSDHV from the coding sequence ATGTTCCATGAATTTAGAGACGAAATCAGCGTGTTAAAAGCGAATAATCCGCATTTTGATAAGATTTTTGAGAAACACAACCAGCTTGATGACGACATCAAAACCGCCGAGCAACAAAACGCTAGCGACGCTGAAATCAGCCACATGAAAAAACAAAAATTAAAATTAAAAGATGAAATCCATGGCATGATCATAGAATATAGAGAAAAGCAAAAATCCGATCATGTTTAA
- the maf gene encoding septum formation inhibitor Maf yields MELILGSQSSARANLLKEHGIKFEQKALYFDEESLKTTDPREFVYLACKGKLEKAKELLANNCVIVVADSVVSVGNRMQRKAKNKQEALEFLKRQNGNEIEVLTCSALISPVLEWLDLSVFRARLKAFDPSEIEKYLESGLWQESAGCVRLEDFHRPYIKSSSKNLSVGLGLNVEGLLGALKLGAKIASL; encoded by the coding sequence ATGGAGCTTATTTTAGGCTCTCAATCCAGCGCTAGGGCGAATCTTTTAAAAGAGCATGGGATTAAGTTTGAACAAAAAGCACTCTATTTTGATGAAGAAAGCCTAAAAACCACAGACCCTAGGGAGTTTGTCTATTTGGCGTGCAAGGGGAAATTAGAAAAAGCTAAAGAGTTACTTGCGAATAATTGCGTTATTGTGGTGGCTGATAGCGTGGTGAGCGTGGGTAATCGCATGCAACGAAAAGCTAAAAACAAGCAAGAAGCCCTTGAATTTTTAAAACGCCAAAATGGCAATGAAATAGAGGTTTTAACCTGCTCGGCATTGATTTCTCCTGTGTTGGAATGGTTGGATTTATCGGTTTTTAGAGCGCGTTTAAAGGCGTTTGATCCTAGCGAGATAGAAAAATATTTAGAGAGCGGATTGTGGCAAGAAAGTGCAGGCTGCGTGCGGTTAGAAGACTTTCATAGGCCCTATATTAAAAGCTCAAGCAAGAATTTAAGCGTGGGGTTGGGGCTGAATGTGGAAGGCTTGTTAGGGGCGCTAAAATTAGGGGCTAAAATTGCATCGTTATAA
- the alaS gene encoding alanine--tRNA ligase yields MDIRNEFLQFFKNKGHEIYPSMPLVPNDATLLFTNAGMVQFKDIFTGIVPRPSIPRATSSQLCMRAGGKHNDLENVGYTARHHTLFEMLGNFSFGDYFKEEAILFAWEFVTKNLGFKPKDLYISVHEKDDEAVKLWEKFVPFDRIKKMGDKDNFWQMGDSGPCGPCSEIYIDQGEKHFKGSEDYFGGEGDRFLEIWNLVFMQYERSSNGVLSPLPKPSIDTGMGLERVQALLEHKLNNFDSSLFKPLMEEISELTSLDYASEFKPSFRVVADHARAVAFLLAQGVHFNKEGRGYVLRRILRRALRHGYLMGLKEAFLYKVVGVVCEQFSNAHAYLKESKEMVMKECFEEEERFLETLESGMELFNLSLKHLNENKIFDGKIAFKLYDTFGFPLDLTNDMLRSHGACVDMQGFENCMQEQVKRSKASWKGKQNNADFSAILNAYTPNEFVGYETTECSAKALGFFDSDFKEITEANPNQEVWVLLEKTPFYAEGGGAIGDRGVLLKDNEEAALVLDTKNFFGLNFSLLEIKKALKKGEQVIAQVSDERLEIAKHHSATHLLQSALREVLGSHVSQAGSLVESKRLRFDFSHPKALNDEELEKVEDLVNAQIFKHLNSQVEHMPLNQAKDKGALALFSEKYAENVRVVSFKEASIELCGGIHVENTGLIGGFRIVKESGVSSGVRRIEAVCGKAFYQLAKEESKELKNAKILLKNNDVIAGINKLKESVKNSQKAPVSMDLPVEKIHGVNLVVGVVEQGDIKEMIDRLKSKHERLLAMVFKKENERITLACGVKNAPIKANAWANEVAQILGGKGGGRDDFASAGGKDIENLQAALNLAKNTALKALEG; encoded by the coding sequence ATGGACATTCGCAACGAATTTTTACAATTTTTTAAAAATAAAGGGCATGAGATTTATCCCAGCATGCCTTTAGTGCCTAATGACGCTACCTTGCTTTTTACCAATGCCGGCATGGTGCAATTTAAAGATATTTTTACCGGTATAGTGCCACGCCCTAGTATCCCTAGAGCGACAAGTTCGCAATTGTGCATGCGTGCAGGCGGCAAGCATAACGATTTAGAAAATGTCGGTTATACCGCAAGACACCACACGCTTTTTGAAATGCTAGGGAATTTCTCTTTTGGGGATTATTTCAAAGAAGAAGCGATCTTGTTTGCGTGGGAATTTGTAACCAAAAATTTAGGGTTTAAGCCTAAAGATTTATACATCAGCGTGCATGAAAAAGACGATGAAGCCGTTAAGCTATGGGAAAAGTTTGTGCCTTTTGACAGGATTAAAAAAATGGGCGATAAAGATAATTTCTGGCAAATGGGCGATAGCGGGCCTTGCGGGCCTTGCAGTGAAATCTACATTGATCAGGGCGAAAAACACTTTAAGGGGAGCGAGGATTATTTTGGGGGCGAGGGCGATAGGTTTTTAGAAATTTGGAATCTGGTGTTCATGCAATACGAACGCTCTAGTAATGGCGTTTTATCCCCCTTGCCAAAGCCTAGCATTGATACAGGCATGGGATTAGAAAGGGTGCAAGCGCTATTAGAACATAAGCTCAATAATTTTGATTCTTCATTATTTAAGCCCTTGATGGAAGAAATCAGCGAGCTTACAAGTTTGGATTATGCGAGCGAATTTAAACCAAGCTTTAGGGTAGTGGCCGATCACGCCAGGGCGGTAGCGTTTTTGCTCGCTCAAGGGGTGCATTTCAATAAAGAAGGCCGTGGCTATGTTTTAAGGCGCATTTTAAGGCGCGCCTTAAGGCATGGGTATTTAATGGGCTTAAAAGAAGCGTTTTTATATAAAGTCGTGGGCGTGGTGTGCGAGCAATTTTCTAACGCGCATGCGTATTTGAAAGAGTCTAAAGAAATGGTGATGAAAGAATGTTTTGAAGAAGAAGAGCGCTTTTTAGAGACTTTGGAATCGGGCATGGAATTGTTTAACTTGTCTTTAAAGCATTTGAATGAAAATAAAATTTTTGATGGCAAGATCGCTTTCAAGCTTTATGACACTTTTGGTTTTCCTTTGGATTTAACAAACGACATGCTAAGAAGTCATGGGGCGTGTGTGGATATGCAAGGCTTTGAAAATTGCATGCAAGAGCAAGTGAAACGCTCTAAAGCCTCATGGAAAGGCAAACAAAACAACGCCGATTTTAGCGCTATTTTAAACGCTTATACACCCAATGAATTTGTGGGGTATGAAACGACAGAATGTTCTGCTAAAGCTTTAGGGTTTTTTGATAGCGATTTTAAAGAAATAACAGAAGCAAATCCTAACCAAGAAGTTTGGGTGTTGTTAGAAAAAACCCCTTTTTATGCAGAAGGTGGGGGGGCTATAGGCGATAGGGGTGTGCTTTTAAAAGACAATGAAGAAGCGGCTTTGGTGCTAGATACAAAAAACTTTTTTGGGCTTAATTTTTCGCTTCTTGAAATCAAAAAAGCGCTAAAAAAAGGCGAACAAGTGATCGCGCAAGTGAGCGATGAGCGCTTAGAAATCGCCAAACACCATAGCGCGACGCATTTATTGCAGAGCGCTTTAAGAGAGGTTTTAGGCTCGCATGTGAGTCAAGCAGGGAGTTTAGTGGAATCCAAACGATTGCGCTTTGATTTCTCGCACCCTAAAGCGCTCAATGATGAAGAGCTAGAAAAAGTAGAAGATTTAGTCAACGCTCAAATTTTCAAGCACCTAAATAGCCAGGTGGAGCATATGCCTTTAAACCAAGCCAAAGATAAAGGAGCGTTAGCGTTATTTAGCGAAAAATACGCTGAAAATGTGCGGGTGGTGAGCTTTAAAGAAGCGTCCATTGAATTGTGTGGGGGCATTCATGTGGAAAATACCGGGCTGATTGGGGGGTTTAGGATTGTAAAAGAAAGCGGGGTGAGTAGTGGGGTCAGACGCATTGAAGCGGTGTGTGGGAAAGCCTTTTACCAACTGGCCAAAGAAGAAAGTAAAGAGCTTAAAAACGCTAAGATTTTATTAAAAAATAACGATGTGATCGCCGGCATCAACAAGCTTAAAGAGAGCGTGAAAAACAGCCAAAAAGCCCCCGTTTCTATGGATTTACCGGTTGAAAAAATCCATGGCGTGAATTTGGTGGTGGGCGTCGTGGAGCAAGGCGACATTAAAGAAATGATTGACCGATTGAAAAGTAAGCATGAAAGATTGCTCGCTATGGTGTTTAAAAAAGAAAATGAGCGCATAACTCTCGCATGCGGGGTGAAAAACGCGCCCATAAAAGCGAACGCATGGGCTAATGAAGTGGCGCAAATTTTAGGGGGCAAAGGGGGCGGAAGAGATGATTTTGCGAGCGCTGGGGGCAAGGATATTGAAAATTTGCAAGCCGCGCTCAATTTAGCGAAAAATACCGCTCTTAAAGCTTTAGAGGGATAG
- the carA gene encoding glutamine-hydrolyzing carbamoyl-phosphate synthase small subunit: MISLYLENGLFLQAQSFGAGGTQVGELVFNTSMSGYQEVISDPSYKGQFVVFSMPEIGVVGANSKDDESFFSCAGILARHYNEFFSNSRADSSLSAYLKKRGVLGISGVDTRSLIKTLRHYGCLMMVASTIEHDRNKLEEVLKNAPKISHSPLVSSVSTPKIITHQRATFDFKTLDYKPFDEKTSHKIIAVLDFGAKGNILNELQNVGLKALIYPHHTKASELIKAYEKKEISGIFLSNGPGDPLSLQQEIGEIKQLINAKIPMFGICLGHQLLSIAQGYPTYKLKFGHHGSNHPVKNLKTNAVEITAQNHNYCVPEEIEEIAIITHRNLFDNTIEGVRYKNAPIISVQHHPESSPGPKESHYIFKEFVELLEGF; this comes from the coding sequence ATGATTTCTCTCTATTTAGAAAACGGGCTTTTTTTGCAAGCGCAAAGTTTTGGGGCTGGTGGCACGCAAGTGGGCGAGCTTGTTTTTAACACTTCTATGAGCGGCTATCAAGAAGTCATTAGCGACCCTAGCTATAAGGGGCAATTTGTGGTTTTTAGCATGCCTGAAATTGGGGTTGTGGGCGCTAATTCTAAAGATGATGAATCCTTTTTTTCATGTGCAGGGATTTTAGCGCGCCATTACAACGAATTTTTTTCTAATTCAAGGGCGGATTCTAGCTTGAGCGCTTATTTGAAAAAGCGCGGCGTTTTAGGGATTAGTGGGGTTGATACCAGGAGTTTGATCAAAACCTTACGCCATTATGGGTGCTTGATGATGGTCGCTTCCACGATAGAGCATGACAGAAACAAGCTTGAAGAGGTTTTAAAAAACGCCCCTAAAATTTCTCACTCCCCCCTAGTGTCTAGCGTTTCCACGCCAAAAATCATCACGCACCAACGCGCCACTTTTGATTTCAAAACCCTAGATTACAAGCCTTTTGATGAAAAAACTTCGCATAAAATTATCGCCGTGCTAGACTTTGGGGCTAAAGGCAATATTTTAAACGAGCTTCAAAATGTGGGGTTAAAAGCCCTTATTTACCCGCACCACACTAAAGCTAGCGAGCTGATTAAAGCCTATGAAAAAAAAGAAATTAGCGGGATTTTCCTTTCTAACGGGCCTGGCGATCCTTTGAGTTTGCAGCAAGAAATTGGCGAAATCAAACAACTCATTAACGCTAAAATCCCCATGTTTGGCATTTGCTTAGGGCATCAATTGCTCTCTATCGCTCAAGGCTACCCTACTTACAAGCTCAAATTTGGCCATCATGGGAGCAACCACCCCGTTAAAAACCTAAAAACAAACGCCGTTGAAATCACCGCGCAAAACCACAACTATTGCGTCCCTGAAGAAATTGAAGAAATCGCCATTATCACGCACCGCAATCTTTTTGACAACACCATTGAGGGCGTGCGTTATAAAAACGCTCCCATTATTTCTGTCCAGCACCACCCAGAAAGCAGCCCCGGCCCCAAAGAGAGCCACTATATTTTTAAAGAATTTGTGGAATTGCTAGAGGGCTTTTAG
- a CDS encoding DUF507 family protein, whose amino-acid sequence MRLKLTHINHISHKIANDFIHSKLLELKAPRELLCELIEGILEKSVKKENAIDEQARELLEENTDEIEFMRMDERQLFWMIKRQIAQKEGFHLFWEERCNDLSHQILNKILDEDLIMFSVSENLIRNLIYKSIDTYSKAYESIENEVHEKIKHYKRKLPIGSDEYELVFERLYEEELRRKGFL is encoded by the coding sequence ATGAGACTCAAACTAACCCATATAAACCATATAAGCCATAAGATTGCCAACGACTTTATCCATTCAAAGCTATTAGAATTAAAAGCCCCTAGAGAATTATTGTGCGAATTGATAGAAGGGATTTTGGAAAAAAGCGTTAAAAAAGAAAACGCCATAGATGAGCAAGCCAGAGAGCTTTTAGAAGAAAACACCGATGAAATAGAATTCATGCGGATGGATGAAAGGCAGCTTTTTTGGATGATTAAAAGACAGATCGCTCAAAAAGAGGGCTTCCATTTGTTTTGGGAAGAAAGGTGCAACGATTTATCGCACCAGATTTTGAATAAAATCTTAGATGAGGATTTGATCATGTTTAGCGTATCAGAGAATTTGATAAGGAATTTGATTTACAAATCCATTGACACCTATTCTAAAGCGTATGAAAGCATTGAAAATGAAGTGCATGAAAAAATCAAGCATTACAAACGCAAACTGCCCATAGGGAGCGATGAATACGAGCTGGTGTTTGAAAGGCTCTATGAAGAAGAATTAAGGCGTAAAGGCTTTTTATAA
- a CDS encoding single-stranded DNA-binding protein has translation MFNKVIMVGRLTRNVELKYLPSGSAAATIGLATSRRFKKQDGTLGEEVCFIDARLFGRTAEIANQYLSKGSSVLIEGRLTYESWMDQTGKKNSRHTITADSLQFMDKKSDNPQANAMQDSVMHENFNNAYPANHNAPSQDPFSQAQSYAQNAYAKENLQAQPSKYQNSVPEINIDEEEIPF, from the coding sequence ATGTTTAATAAAGTGATTATGGTAGGGCGTTTGACCAGGAATGTGGAGTTGAAATATTTGCCTAGCGGTTCGGCTGCGGCTACAATAGGTTTAGCCACAAGCAGGCGTTTTAAAAAACAAGACGGCACGCTAGGCGAAGAGGTGTGCTTCATAGACGCTCGTTTGTTCGGGCGAACGGCTGAAATCGCTAACCAGTATTTAAGCAAGGGCTCAAGCGTTTTGATAGAAGGGCGTTTGACTTATGAGAGCTGGATGGATCAAACGGGCAAAAAAAATTCCCGCCACACTATCACAGCGGACTCGTTGCAATTTATGGATAAAAAGTCAGACAATCCCCAAGCAAACGCCATGCAAGATAGTGTAATGCATGAGAATTTCAACAACGCTTATCCCGCTAATCATAACGCTCCTAGCCAAGATCCTTTCAGCCAAGCCCAAAGCTATGCGCAAAACGCTTACGCTAAAGAGAATTTACAGGCACAGCCGTCCAAGTATCAAAACAGCGTGCCTGAAATCAATATTGATGAAGAAGAAATCCCCTTTTAA
- the rpsF gene encoding 30S ribosomal protein S6 yields the protein MRHYETMFILKPTLVEEEIKSKIEFYKEVITKHHGVIETSLDMGMRNLAYEIKKHKRGYYYVAYFKAEPSMILELERLYRINEDVLRFIVIKYESKKEVEAWHALVDRANKKPSHAKEKHEKTAHSHHTEEAESVESHSE from the coding sequence ATGAGGCATTATGAAACGATGTTTATTCTCAAACCTACTTTAGTAGAAGAAGAGATTAAATCCAAAATTGAGTTTTATAAAGAAGTGATCACTAAGCATCACGGCGTGATTGAAACGAGCCTGGATATGGGCATGCGTAATTTAGCTTATGAAATCAAAAAGCACAAAAGAGGCTATTATTATGTGGCGTATTTCAAAGCAGAGCCGTCAATGATCTTAGAGCTTGAACGATTGTATCGCATCAATGAAGATGTGTTGCGTTTCATTGTGATCAAATACGAAAGCAAGAAAGAAGTAGAAGCGTGGCATGCGTTAGTGGATAGGGCTAATAAAAAGCCATCACACGCCAAAGAAAAACACGAAAAAACCGCGCATTCCCACCACACAGAGGAAGCAGAAAGCGTAGAATCTCATAGCGAATAA
- a CDS encoding formamidase, translating to MGSIGSMGKPIEGFLVAAIQFPVPIVNSRKDIDHNIESIIRTLHATKAGYPGVELIIFPEYSTQGLNTAKWLSEEFLLDVPGKETELYAKACKEAKVYGVFSIMERNPDSNKNPYNTAIIIDPQGKIVLKYRKLFPWNPIEPWYPGDLGMPVCEGPGGSKLAVCICHDGMIPELAREAAYKGCNVYIRISGYSTQVNDQWILTNRSNAWHNLMYTVSVNLAGYDNVFYYFGEGQICNFDGTTLVQGHRNPWEIVTGEIYPKMADNARLSWGLENNIYNLGHRGYVAKPGGEHDAGLTYIKDLAAGKYKLPWEDHMKIKDGSVYGYPTTGGRFGK from the coding sequence ATGGGAAGTATCGGTAGTATGGGCAAACCTATTGAAGGGTTTTTAGTGGCAGCCATTCAGTTTCCTGTGCCAATTGTCAATAGCCGTAAGGATATTGATCACAATATTGAAAGCATTATTAGAACCTTGCATGCGACTAAAGCGGGGTATCCGGGAGTGGAACTTATCATTTTCCCTGAGTATAGCACGCAAGGTTTGAATACCGCTAAGTGGCTCAGCGAAGAGTTTTTATTAGATGTCCCGGGTAAAGAAACAGAACTATACGCTAAAGCGTGTAAAGAGGCGAAAGTTTATGGTGTTTTTTCAATCATGGAACGCAATCCTGATTCCAACAAAAACCCCTACAACACCGCCATCATCATTGATCCGCAAGGTAAAATCGTTTTAAAATACCGCAAGCTATTCCCATGGAATCCCATTGAGCCATGGTATCCTGGGGATTTAGGAATGCCTGTGTGCGAGGGTCCGGGCGGATCAAAATTAGCCGTGTGCATTTGCCATGACGGCATGATTCCAGAGCTCGCTAGAGAAGCGGCCTATAAAGGGTGCAATGTGTATATCCGCATTTCAGGCTATAGCACTCAAGTCAATGATCAATGGATTTTGACCAACCGCTCCAATGCGTGGCACAATTTGATGTATACCGTGAGCGTGAATTTAGCCGGCTATGACAATGTCTTTTACTACTTTGGCGAAGGGCAAATCTGTAACTTTGATGGCACGACTCTTGTTCAAGGACACCGCAACCCTTGGGAGATTGTAACTGGGGAAATCTATCCTAAAATGGCTGATAACGCTCGCTTAAGCTGGGGCTTAGAAAACAACATTTACAACCTAGGCCATAGAGGGTATGTGGCTAAACCGGGCGGAGAACATGACGCAGGCTTAACCTACATCAAAGACTTAGCCGCTGGTAAATACAAATTGCCTTGGGAAGATCACATGAAAATCAAAGATGGCTCTGTTTATGGCTACCCTACCACTGGTGGGCGTTTTGGGAAATAA
- a CDS encoding DMT family transporter: MRNTILFGVSMILLANLCFGIMSAFVKITADYFSPMENVFYRSITMTLLLLFIYPFKPYRLKSYKQGGFKKLAFRVVVGGLAMLAFFYNIEKISLATATAFSQCAPIYTVLLSPLLLKEKLKRSALISACIGLVGVVLISDPSVENVGPVEIIMGLLSGIFVSLAYITLRDLREYYDKQAVILAFAFGMSLLGLAGMFIDIPFLSTGIHIPRKEDILWISLIGISGTLGQYFLTYAYMNAPAGIIAPIEYTRIVWGLLFGLYLGDTFLDLKSSLGVALILCSGLLIALPALLKELKKI, translated from the coding sequence ATGCGTAATACCATTTTATTTGGCGTTTCAATGATACTTTTGGCGAATTTATGCTTTGGGATCATGAGCGCGTTTGTTAAAATCACAGCGGATTATTTTTCCCCTATGGAGAATGTGTTTTACCGCTCCATTACCATGACGCTCTTACTCTTATTTATTTATCCTTTCAAACCCTACCGCTTGAAGAGTTACAAACAAGGCGGTTTTAAAAAGCTCGCTTTTAGGGTCGTTGTAGGGGGCTTGGCCATGCTAGCGTTTTTTTATAATATTGAAAAAATTTCGCTCGCTACAGCGACGGCTTTCTCGCAATGCGCGCCGATTTATACGGTGCTTCTTTCCCCTTTGCTTTTGAAAGAAAAGCTCAAAAGAAGCGCGTTAATTTCTGCATGCATCGGGCTAGTGGGGGTGGTGTTGATCTCCGATCCTAGCGTGGAAAATGTGGGGCCGGTTGAAATTATTATGGGCTTATTGAGCGGGATCTTTGTGTCTTTAGCGTATATCACTTTAAGGGATTTGAGGGAATATTATGACAAACAAGCCGTGATTTTAGCGTTCGCCTTTGGCATGAGCCTTCTTGGATTAGCGGGCATGTTTATTGATATTCCTTTTTTATCCACAGGCATTCATATCCCTAGAAAAGAAGACATTTTGTGGATTTCTTTAATAGGGATTAGCGGGACTTTAGGGCAATATTTCTTAACTTATGCTTACATGAACGCTCCTGCTGGGATCATTGCCCCTATTGAATACACCCGCATTGTTTGGGGGCTGTTGTTTGGGCTGTATTTGGGCGATACATTTTTGGATCTTAAAAGCTCTTTAGGGGTGGCTTTGATTTTATGTTCAGGCTTACTCATTGCCTTGCCCGCTCTTTTAAAAGAATTAAAAAAAATTTAA
- the babB gene encoding Hop family adhesin BabB, whose amino-acid sequence MKKHILSLTLGSLLVSTLSAEDDGFYMSAGYQIGEAAQMVTNTGEIQKLSDKYESLNNLLTRYSTLNNLIKLSADPSAINDARDNLGSSSRNLLDVKTNSPAYQAVLLALNAAVGLWQVTSYAFTACGPGSNESANGGIQTFHNVPGQNTTTITCNSYYEPGHGGPISTANYAKINQAYQIIQKALTANGSNGDGVPVLSNTTTKLDFTINGDKRTGARPNEPLIYQWSHGKAISTSWNEGTSTPTTENINTENNAQELLKQASIIITTLNEACPNFQNGGSGYWQGISGNGTMCGMFKNEISAIQGMIANAQEAVAQSKIVSENAQNQNNLDTGKPFNPYTDASFAQSMLKNAQAQAEILNQAEQVVKNFEKIPKNFVSDSLGVCYAVQGGERRGTNPGQVTSNTWGAGCAYVQETITNLTNSIAHFGTQEQQIQQAENIADTLVNFKSRYSELGNTYNSITTALSSIPNAQSLQNAVSKKNNPYSPQGIETNYYLNQNSYNQIQTINQELGRNPFRKVGIVSSQTNNGAMNGIGIQVGYKQFFGQKRKWGARYYGFFDYNHAFIKSSFFNSASDVWTYGFGADALYNFINDKATNFLGKNNKLSVGLFGGIALAGTSWLNSEYVNLATVNNVYNAKLNVANFQFLFNMGVRMNLARSKKKGSDHVAQHGIELGLKIPTINTNYYSFMGAELKYRRLYSVYLNYVFAY is encoded by the coding sequence ATGAAAAAACACATCCTTTCATTAACTTTAGGCTCGCTTTTGGTTTCCACTTTGAGCGCTGAAGACGACGGCTTTTACATGAGTGCGGGCTATCAAATCGGTGAAGCCGCTCAAATGGTAACAAACACAGGAGAAATACAAAAGCTTTCGGATAAGTATGAAAGTTTGAACAATCTTTTAACCAGATACAGCACCTTAAACAACCTTATCAAATTATCCGCTGACCCGAGCGCGATTAACGACGCAAGGGATAATCTAGGCTCAAGCTCTAGGAATTTGCTTGATGTCAAAACCAATTCCCCGGCTTATCAAGCCGTGCTTTTAGCGTTGAATGCAGCGGTGGGGTTGTGGCAAGTTACAAGCTACGCTTTTACTGCTTGTGGTCCTGGCAGTAACGAGAGCGCGAATGGAGGTATCCAAACTTTTCATAATGTGCCAGGACAAAATACGACGACCATCACTTGCAATTCGTATTATGAGCCAGGACATGGTGGGCCTATATCCACTGCAAATTATGCGAAAATCAATCAAGCCTATCAAATCATTCAAAAGGCTTTGACAGCCAATGGATCTAATGGAGATGGGGTTCCCGTTTTAAGCAACACCACTACAAAACTTGATTTCACTATCAATGGAGACAAAAGAACGGGTGCCAGACCAAATGAACCTTTAATATACCAATGGAGTCATGGGAAAGCTATTTCAACCTCGTGGAATGAAGGAACATCAACACCAACAACAGAAAATATCAACACAGAAAATAACGCTCAAGAGCTTTTAAAACAAGCGAGCATCATTATCACTACCCTAAATGAGGCATGCCCAAACTTTCAGAATGGTGGTAGCGGTTATTGGCAAGGGATAAGCGGCAATGGGACAATGTGCGGGATGTTTAAGAATGAAATCAGCGCTATCCAAGGCATGATCGCTAACGCGCAAGAAGCTGTCGCGCAAAGTAAAATCGTTAGTGAAAATGCGCAAAATCAAAACAACCTGGACACTGGAAAACCATTCAACCCTTACACAGACGCTAGCTTCGCTCAAAGCATGCTCAAAAACGCTCAAGCCCAAGCAGAGATTTTAAACCAAGCCGAACAAGTGGTGAAAAACTTTGAAAAAATCCCTAAAAATTTTGTATCAGACTCTTTAGGGGTGTGTTATGCAGTGCAAGGGGGTGAGCGTAGGGGCACCAATCCAGGTCAGGTAACTTCTAACACTTGGGGGGCCGGTTGCGCGTATGTGCAAGAAACCATAACGAATTTAACCAACAGCATCGCTCATTTTGGCACTCAAGAACAGCAGATACAGCAAGCCGAAAACATCGCTGACACTTTGGTGAATTTCAAATCCAGATACAGCGAATTGGGCAACACCTATAACAGCATCACTACTGCGCTCTCTAGCATCCCTAACGCGCAAAGCTTGCAAAATGCGGTGAGCAAAAAGAATAACCCCTATAGCCCGCAAGGCATAGAAACCAACTACTACTTGAATCAAAATTCTTACAACCAAATCCAAACCATCAACCAAGAGTTAGGGCGTAACCCCTTTAGGAAAGTGGGCATCGTCAGCTCTCAAACCAACAACGGCGCGATGAATGGGATCGGTATTCAAGTGGGCTACAAACAATTTTTTGGCCAAAAAAGAAAGTGGGGCGCAAGATACTACGGCTTTTTTGATTACAACCATGCGTTTATTAAATCCAGCTTTTTCAACTCAGCTTCTGATGTGTGGACTTATGGCTTTGGAGCGGACGCCCTCTATAACTTCATCAACGATAAAGCCACCAATTTCTTAGGCAAAAACAACAAGCTTTCTGTGGGGCTTTTTGGAGGCATTGCGTTAGCCGGCACTTCATGGCTTAATTCTGAGTATGTGAATTTAGCCACCGTGAATAATGTCTATAACGCTAAACTGAATGTGGCGAATTTCCAATTCTTATTCAACATGGGAGTGAGGATGAATTTAGCCAGATCTAAGAAAAAAGGCAGCGATCATGTGGCTCAGCATGGGATTGAGTTAGGGCTTAAAATCCCCACCATTAACACGAACTACTATTCCTTCATGGGGGCCGAACTCAAATACCGCAGACTCTATAGCGTGTATTTGAATTACGTGTTCGCTTACTAA